Proteins from one Flavobacterium branchiarum genomic window:
- a CDS encoding YchJ family protein gives MGNSKCFCDTGLSFDDCCGLYLKINQKAPTALALMRSRFSAYVIKDADYLLATTHSSERKYYSIEDILKWATTNEWQRLEIINFTETTVEFKAYFLDENKQPQIHYEFSTFKQENGAWYYVDGKFE, from the coding sequence ATGGGAAATTCCAAATGTTTTTGCGATACAGGTTTATCTTTTGATGATTGTTGTGGTTTGTATCTCAAGATTAATCAAAAAGCACCAACAGCTTTGGCTTTAATGCGTTCTCGATTTTCGGCTTACGTTATTAAAGACGCCGATTATTTATTGGCTACAACACATTCTTCAGAAAGAAAATATTATTCTATAGAAGATATTCTAAAATGGGCTACTACCAATGAGTGGCAACGATTAGAGATTATAAACTTTACGGAGACTACAGTTGAATTTAAAGCCTATTTTTTAGATGAAAACAAACAGCCTCAAATACATTACGAATTTTCTACTTTCAAACAAGAAAATGGAGCTTGGTATTATGTTGATGGAAAGTTTGAATGA
- a CDS encoding vWA domain-containing protein has product MKEEHKKGFYFKTYEAPNQSPFEKLFGIFKELITHTSGDFDEAIDWLRELDKEYKLTDANYTIDDFIEDLKKKGYIKDDLKEDGSSGIGITAKTERAIRQQALDQIFGNLKRSGNGNHKTKYAGNGDEHTGEFREFHFGDGLERISLTESLRNAQINNGVGSFMLTENDLVVEETQYKSQMSTVLMIDISHSMILYGEDRITPAKKVAMALAELITTRYPKDTLDILVFGNDAWTIAIKDLPYLKVGPYHTNTVAGLQLAMDLLRRKRNTNKQIFMITDGKPSCVRERDGSYYMNSNGLDEYIVDKCYNQAQQARKLHIPITTFMIANDPYLQRFVNHFTEANQGKAFYTGLKGLGEMIFEDYEANRKKRIK; this is encoded by the coding sequence ATGAAAGAGGAACATAAAAAAGGGTTTTATTTTAAAACGTATGAGGCACCAAATCAGTCACCGTTTGAAAAGCTTTTTGGTATTTTCAAGGAGTTAATCACTCATACTTCAGGTGATTTTGATGAGGCTATAGATTGGCTTCGCGAATTGGATAAAGAATACAAGCTTACAGATGCCAATTATACTATCGACGATTTTATAGAAGATCTTAAAAAGAAAGGTTATATAAAAGACGATTTAAAAGAAGATGGTTCATCTGGAATTGGAATTACTGCTAAGACAGAACGTGCTATCAGACAACAGGCTTTAGATCAGATATTCGGGAATTTAAAGCGGTCTGGAAACGGAAATCATAAAACTAAATATGCTGGAAATGGAGATGAACATACGGGAGAATTCCGTGAATTTCATTTTGGTGATGGATTAGAGCGAATTTCGCTTACTGAAAGTTTGCGTAATGCTCAGATTAATAATGGAGTAGGTAGCTTTATGCTTACCGAAAATGATTTGGTTGTAGAAGAAACGCAATACAAATCGCAAATGAGTACGGTGCTTATGATTGATATTAGCCATAGTATGATTTTGTATGGTGAAGACCGTATTACTCCTGCCAAAAAAGTCGCCATGGCTTTGGCAGAATTAATTACTACTCGTTATCCTAAAGATACACTCGATATCTTAGTTTTTGGAAACGATGCTTGGACAATTGCTATTAAGGATTTGCCTTATTTAAAAGTGGGGCCTTATCATACCAATACTGTGGCTGGTTTACAACTCGCAATGGATTTATTGCGTAGAAAGCGAAATACCAACAAACAAATATTCATGATTACAGATGGTAAACCAAGTTGCGTTCGCGAACGTGATGGTTCTTACTATATGAACAGTAATGGTCTAGATGAATATATTGTTGATAAATGTTACAATCAGGCGCAACAAGCCAGAAAATTGCATATTCCAATCACAACATTTATGATTGCAAACGATCCATATTTACAACGCTTTGTAAATCATTTTACCGAAGCCAATCAAGGAAAGGCATTTTACACAGGATTAAAAGGTCTTGGAGAAATGATTTTTGAAGATTATGAAGCAAATAGGAAGAAAAGAATTAAATAG
- a CDS encoding AAA family ATPase produces the protein MKVENIKTLGELKKSGYVSTSIKDELRNNLREKIKSGKPVFEGVHGFENTVIPELERAILSRHNINLLGLRGQAKTRLARKMVELLDEYIPFIAGSEINDDPLNPISRFAKDIIADKGDATPISWLHRSDRFFEKLATPDVTVADLIGDVDPIKAANLKLSYADDRVIHFGMIPRANRCIFVINELPDLQARIQVALFNILQEGDIQIRGFKLRMPLDMQFVFTANPEDYTNRGSIVTPLKDRIGSQILTHYPETVAIARTITEQEAKLDEEQEKTVYIPSLAKDLLEQISFEARESEFVDNKSGVSARMSITAFENLLSTAERRALRAGVDKTTLRLSDFMGIIPAITGKVELVYEGEQEGAAIVAQHLIGDAIKTFFPLYFPKIEKLEKPSEKTPFSDTVEWFFAESGFELLDDCTDEEYNEILDGIAPLDELLKKYQPELPVEDRYFMKEFILWGLVEFKKLSKDRFSEGYEFKDIYGSFISKL, from the coding sequence ATGAAAGTAGAAAATATAAAAACATTAGGCGAATTAAAAAAATCAGGATACGTTAGTACAAGTATCAAAGACGAATTAAGAAATAATCTCCGTGAGAAGATAAAATCTGGTAAGCCTGTTTTTGAAGGTGTTCATGGTTTTGAGAATACTGTTATTCCTGAATTAGAACGTGCTATTTTATCACGTCATAATATTAATTTATTAGGACTTCGTGGTCAAGCCAAAACGAGATTGGCTCGTAAAATGGTAGAATTATTAGATGAATATATTCCATTTATAGCCGGTTCAGAGATTAATGATGATCCGCTAAATCCGATATCGCGTTTTGCAAAAGATATAATTGCCGATAAAGGAGATGCAACTCCAATAAGTTGGTTGCACAGGAGTGATCGTTTTTTTGAAAAACTGGCTACACCAGATGTCACCGTTGCCGATTTGATAGGTGATGTCGATCCGATAAAAGCAGCAAATTTAAAATTGTCTTATGCAGATGATAGAGTAATACATTTCGGAATGATTCCGCGTGCCAATCGTTGCATTTTTGTAATTAATGAATTGCCTGATTTGCAAGCAAGAATTCAAGTGGCTTTGTTTAATATTTTACAAGAAGGAGATATTCAGATAAGAGGATTTAAATTAAGAATGCCACTTGATATGCAATTTGTATTTACTGCAAACCCTGAAGATTATACCAATCGTGGTAGTATTGTAACGCCATTAAAGGATAGAATAGGATCACAGATATTAACGCATTATCCCGAAACAGTTGCAATTGCAAGAACTATTACAGAGCAAGAAGCTAAGTTGGATGAAGAACAAGAAAAGACAGTTTATATTCCGAGTTTAGCAAAGGATTTATTAGAGCAAATAAGTTTTGAAGCTCGCGAGAGTGAGTTTGTTGATAATAAAAGTGGAGTAAGTGCCAGAATGAGTATTACTGCTTTTGAAAACTTATTAAGTACTGCAGAGCGTCGTGCATTGCGAGCAGGAGTAGATAAGACTACACTTCGTTTGTCTGACTTTATGGGAATCATTCCTGCGATTACAGGAAAGGTAGAGTTGGTGTACGAAGGGGAGCAGGAGGGAGCTGCTATTGTTGCGCAACATTTAATTGGCGATGCAATAAAAACGTTCTTCCCATTATATTTTCCGAAGATTGAAAAACTTGAAAAGCCAAGCGAAAAAACACCTTTTTCTGATACAGTCGAATGGTTCTTTGCCGAAAGCGGTTTTGAGTTATTAGATGATTGTACAGATGAGGAATACAATGAAATTCTTGATGGAATTGCTCCATTGGATGAATTACTTAAAAAATACCAACCTGAACTGCCAGTAGAAGATCGCTATTTTATGAAGGAATTTATATTATGGGGATTGGTAGAATTTAAAAAACTAAGTAAGGATCGTTTTTCTGAAGGATATGAATTCAAGGATATTTACGGAAGTTTTATCAGTAAGTTGTAA
- a CDS encoding Glu/Leu/Phe/Val family dehydrogenase, with translation MSSNIAKQNPFQSMIDRFNIAADILKLDESVRQKLQRPEKQIVVNFSITLDNGKEQNFEGYRVIHNTALGPSKGGIRYDTAVNLDEVKALAAWMTWKSAVTGIPFGGAKGGIICDPRLHSKTELEKITREYTNTLSDIFGPDKDVPAPDMGTGPDEMGWLMDEFSLIHGKTIHSVVTGKHLHSGGSLGRVEATGRGVSIISILALQKLKLRPARSTAAIQGFGNVGLHSALFLFEKGVKIVAVSDISEAFYNPEGLNIPELILYYNLNNKSVNGYPNAIAIKHEELLLLDVDVLIPAAKEDVITAVNAGSIRAKIIVEGANGPVSSDADTILHENNVLVVPDILANAGGVTVSYFEWLQNCLLESWKINQINKRLEDILEKSFETVFTTSVKYKVTPRIAAYIIALRKVADVQQVKEIKLIEKKFKQN, from the coding sequence ATGAGTTCAAATATTGCTAAACAGAACCCTTTTCAATCGATGATTGATCGTTTTAATATAGCTGCTGATATTCTAAAATTAGACGAATCGGTTAGGCAAAAATTACAAAGACCAGAGAAACAAATCGTAGTGAATTTTTCTATTACACTTGATAATGGTAAGGAACAAAATTTTGAAGGATATCGTGTCATTCACAATACGGCATTAGGTCCGTCAAAAGGAGGTATTCGCTATGATACAGCTGTAAATCTCGATGAAGTAAAAGCACTTGCAGCTTGGATGACATGGAAATCGGCAGTAACCGGAATTCCTTTTGGAGGAGCCAAAGGAGGGATTATTTGTGATCCGAGGTTACATTCTAAAACAGAATTAGAAAAAATTACACGTGAGTATACCAATACCTTATCTGATATTTTTGGTCCCGATAAAGATGTTCCAGCTCCTGACATGGGGACGGGCCCAGATGAAATGGGCTGGTTAATGGATGAGTTTTCTCTTATTCACGGTAAAACAATTCATTCGGTAGTAACAGGAAAACATTTGCATTCAGGAGGATCTTTGGGTCGGGTAGAAGCAACAGGAAGAGGAGTAAGTATCATAAGCATTCTGGCACTTCAAAAATTAAAATTGCGACCAGCAAGATCCACAGCAGCTATTCAAGGATTTGGCAATGTTGGACTTCATTCTGCTTTGTTTTTATTTGAAAAAGGTGTGAAAATTGTTGCTGTAAGTGATATTTCAGAAGCATTTTACAATCCAGAAGGATTAAACATTCCAGAGCTTATATTGTATTATAATCTAAATAACAAAAGCGTTAACGGTTACCCAAATGCTATTGCTATAAAACATGAAGAGCTATTGCTGCTTGATGTTGATGTTCTTATTCCGGCTGCCAAAGAGGATGTAATTACTGCTGTAAATGCTGGATCTATTCGTGCGAAAATTATTGTGGAAGGAGCAAATGGACCTGTTTCTTCAGATGCTGATACAATCTTGCACGAAAACAATGTTTTGGTAGTTCCCGATATTTTGGCAAATGCAGGAGGTGTTACTGTTTCTTATTTTGAATGGCTCCAGAATTGTCTCTTGGAATCTTGGAAAATTAATCAAATTAATAAACGACTGGAAGACATATTAGAAAAAAGTTTCGAAACAGTTTTTACTACTTCTGTAAAGTACAAAGTAACGCCACGCATTGCAGCTTATATTATTGCGTTGCGTAAAGTAGCCGATGTTCAGCAGGTAAAAGAGATTAAGTTGATTGAGAAAAAATTCAAACAGAATTAA
- a CDS encoding sterol desaturase family protein translates to MEHINFLAFAMPAFFLFVYIEFRMAQRSNRPELFNYESSVSNISIGIAERLINLFIAASFYQLYYYIYNNYRLFDIPSNLLVWIGLILATDFVWYWYHRLGHEINFFWAAHIVHHHSNEFNFTAAARITTFQAIIRTGFWCILPFIGFHPKMVITMLIVHGAYSFFTHTQVIKRIKWLEYVFVTPSVHGVHHASDEKYLDKNYGDMFTFWDRIFGTFQEEEEQPKYGLTHPLKSYSFLWQHFHYYFEIYELWKRSHGFKACWNAVFGSPANMDQDIRPILEKRFLQDKNIPNHRLKFKNYLYLQLGASTFLLTIFTYYFDSLDASDKIFVLSFILITLINCGALLEQRKWIYYLEYFRVLIGTTYFLYVFDEVEFFLVPAIFLFLMEQVFSLGEKYQNAVLQLESTE, encoded by the coding sequence ATGGAACATATTAATTTTTTGGCCTTTGCTATGCCTGCTTTTTTTCTTTTTGTTTACATTGAGTTTAGAATGGCACAGCGAAGCAACAGACCTGAATTATTCAATTATGAAAGTTCTGTTTCAAACATAAGTATTGGTATTGCGGAGCGATTGATTAATCTATTTATCGCCGCCAGTTTTTATCAATTATATTACTATATCTATAATAATTACAGGCTTTTTGATATACCAAGTAATCTTCTTGTCTGGATTGGATTGATTCTCGCTACAGATTTTGTTTGGTATTGGTATCACAGATTGGGACATGAAATAAATTTTTTCTGGGCTGCGCATATTGTACATCATCACAGTAATGAGTTTAATTTTACTGCTGCTGCAAGAATAACAACTTTTCAAGCAATTATTCGTACTGGTTTTTGGTGTATTTTGCCCTTTATAGGTTTTCATCCTAAGATGGTTATTACTATGCTTATTGTTCATGGTGCTTATTCTTTTTTTACGCATACCCAAGTTATAAAGCGAATAAAATGGTTAGAATATGTTTTTGTTACTCCTTCTGTTCATGGGGTTCATCATGCTTCTGATGAAAAATATTTAGATAAAAATTACGGAGATATGTTTACGTTTTGGGATCGTATCTTTGGAACTTTCCAAGAAGAGGAAGAGCAACCAAAATATGGATTAACACATCCTTTAAAAAGCTATAGTTTTCTTTGGCAACATTTTCATTATTATTTTGAAATCTATGAATTATGGAAACGTTCCCACGGTTTTAAAGCCTGTTGGAATGCTGTATTTGGAAGTCCTGCCAATATGGACCAAGATATTCGTCCGATACTTGAAAAACGATTTCTACAAGATAAAAACATCCCAAACCATAGACTTAAATTTAAGAATTACCTCTATTTGCAACTTGGAGCAAGTACTTTTTTGTTGACTATTTTTACTTATTATTTTGATTCTTTGGATGCATCCGATAAAATATTTGTATTGTCTTTTATCCTAATTACGCTTATTAATTGCGGTGCTCTATTAGAACAACGAAAATGGATTTATTACCTCGAATATTTCCGTGTTTTGATTGGTACAACTTATTTTTTATATGTTTTTGATGAAGTCGAATTCTTTCTTGTTCCTGCCATTTTCCTATTTTTAATGGAGCAAGTTTTTTCTTTGGGAGAGAAGTATCAAAATGCAGTGCTTCAACTTGAAAGTACCGAGTAA
- a CDS encoding DUF695 domain-containing protein: MGLINSIFGKKEVAIKSYADFWNWFVTNEKVFFNAVSNGKNIENVFFDKLSPKLGELKEGYFFLTGMLNDDTAELVLTADGNIKNIVFVEDLVNAAPQLPNWKFTALKPAMDINNLGISMNDHKFNKENLFFYSNEDSAFPDKIDVTIVHLDCTEANKAIITNGTFIFLDNYLGELHFTENIDRINVVGSTEANKELVPIEKLKDFLIWRQKEFVEKYEGVRHDTENDGYSSLEATLNNGMPLMAVINSTLFKWDAKPSHPWIVAIRIPYDGKHNNGFPDNDMFQLLNEIEDDFLMVELKDSDGYLNLGRETADSLREVYFACKDFRKPSLVLEEIKNKFASQVDIEYEIYKDKYWQSFSRFMN; the protein is encoded by the coding sequence ATGGGATTAATCAATAGTATTTTTGGTAAAAAAGAAGTGGCTATAAAATCGTATGCCGATTTTTGGAATTGGTTTGTAACAAACGAAAAAGTTTTTTTTAATGCTGTTAGCAATGGAAAAAATATTGAAAATGTTTTCTTTGATAAATTATCGCCCAAATTGGGAGAGCTAAAAGAAGGCTATTTCTTTTTGACAGGGATGTTAAATGATGATACCGCCGAGTTGGTTCTTACTGCCGATGGCAATATTAAAAATATTGTTTTTGTAGAAGATTTGGTAAATGCAGCTCCTCAACTTCCTAATTGGAAATTTACTGCGCTAAAGCCAGCTATGGATATTAATAATCTTGGTATCAGTATGAATGATCATAAATTTAATAAAGAAAATTTATTTTTTTATTCTAATGAAGATAGTGCATTTCCAGATAAAATAGATGTTACAATTGTTCATTTGGATTGTACAGAAGCGAATAAAGCAATTATAACCAATGGAACATTTATCTTTTTGGATAATTACCTTGGAGAGCTTCATTTTACTGAAAACATTGACAGAATTAATGTAGTTGGTTCAACTGAGGCAAATAAAGAATTGGTTCCTATTGAAAAACTAAAGGATTTCCTGATTTGGAGACAAAAAGAATTTGTTGAAAAATACGAAGGAGTGAGACATGATACCGAAAATGACGGATATTCTAGTCTTGAAGCCACCCTAAATAATGGTATGCCATTAATGGCAGTTATTAATTCGACATTGTTTAAATGGGACGCAAAACCATCGCATCCTTGGATAGTAGCTATAAGAATACCGTATGATGGGAAGCATAATAATGGTTTTCCTGATAACGATATGTTTCAGTTATTAAATGAAATTGAAGATGATTTTTTAATGGTAGAATTAAAAGATTCTGATGGGTATTTAAATCTAGGACGTGAAACAGCTGATAGTTTAAGAGAGGTTTATTTTGCTTGTAAAGATTTTAGAAAACCTTCCCTTGTTCTTGAAGAAATTAAAAACAAATTTGCCAGTCAGGTTGATATAGAATATGAAATTTATAAAGACAAATACTGGCAATCATTTAGTAGATTTATGAATTAA
- a CDS encoding SDR family NAD(P)-dependent oxidoreductase: MATNTKIALVTGGSRGLGKNMAISIAKKGIDVILTYNSNEDEAKIVVAEIEKLGQKAIALQLNTGGDIASFDIFYTKIATALKDTFHAERFDFLINNAGIGINTPFSETTEEQFDQLLNINYKGVYFLTQKALPFLQDGGRIINISTGLARFTGPGYSAYASMKGAIETLTKYLAKELGSRKITVNVVAPGAIETDFGGGAVRDIQQYNDYVKSVTALGRAGLPDDIGGVVAFLCTEDARWINAQRIEVSGGMNL, translated from the coding sequence ATGGCAACAAACACTAAAATAGCCTTAGTAACTGGAGGCAGTAGAGGATTAGGAAAAAATATGGCAATAAGCATTGCTAAAAAAGGAATCGATGTAATACTTACCTATAATAGCAATGAAGATGAAGCTAAAATTGTAGTTGCTGAAATTGAAAAATTAGGACAAAAAGCTATTGCTTTACAACTTAATACTGGTGGAGATATAGCAAGTTTTGATATTTTTTACACCAAAATTGCAACTGCTTTAAAAGATACTTTTCATGCTGAACGCTTTGATTTCTTAATCAATAATGCTGGTATCGGAATTAATACTCCTTTCTCTGAAACGACCGAAGAGCAATTTGATCAGTTACTGAATATTAACTACAAAGGTGTATATTTTTTAACCCAAAAAGCATTGCCTTTTTTACAAGATGGTGGGCGAATAATTAATATTTCTACAGGATTGGCACGATTTACTGGACCAGGCTACTCTGCTTATGCATCTATGAAAGGTGCAATAGAAACCTTAACAAAATATCTAGCAAAGGAACTTGGTAGCCGCAAAATTACCGTTAATGTTGTTGCTCCAGGGGCTATTGAAACCGATTTTGGAGGTGGAGCTGTTAGAGATATCCAACAATATAATGATTACGTTAAGTCTGTAACTGCATTGGGTCGTGCTGGATTACCAGATGATATCGGTGGTGTTGTGGCTTTTTTATGTACGGAAGATGCTCGATGGATTAATGCGCAACGTATTGAAGTTTCTGGAGGAATGAATTTATAA
- a CDS encoding helix-turn-helix domain-containing protein: MKTTSIDQFYKEITEGSNIEPSSLLPNDIKKEIGHFNVFNIKELWEKFENKPVMAYDRRTYYKISLIRGKNRAEYANKVIDIKKNAILFATPKIPYHYVPLDTDQSGYFCIFTSEFITGNKNGIELDELPIFKSDGYPIFELSDNETTEIELIFKKIHTEIDSDYAYKYDLIRNYVSELIHFGQKLQPVTALYSKHNSATRVSSLFIELLERQFPIESPHQKVELKTAKDFATRLSIHVNHLNKVLKENTGKTTTELISSRLTQEAKILLKETNWNVSEIAYALGFEELAHFSNFFKKQTSITPLSFRL; encoded by the coding sequence ATGAAAACGACTTCAATCGACCAATTTTATAAAGAAATCACAGAAGGATCAAATATTGAGCCTAGCTCATTATTGCCCAATGATATAAAAAAAGAAATTGGACACTTTAATGTTTTCAATATAAAAGAGCTCTGGGAGAAGTTTGAAAACAAACCCGTTATGGCTTATGATCGAAGAACTTATTACAAAATAAGTTTGATTAGAGGTAAAAACAGAGCTGAATACGCTAACAAGGTAATTGACATTAAGAAGAATGCCATCTTGTTTGCAACTCCCAAAATCCCGTATCATTACGTACCTCTAGACACTGATCAATCTGGTTATTTTTGTATTTTTACATCAGAATTCATAACAGGTAATAAAAACGGAATAGAACTAGATGAGCTACCTATATTTAAATCTGATGGCTATCCTATTTTTGAACTCAGTGATAACGAAACTACCGAAATTGAGCTAATATTCAAAAAGATACATACCGAAATCGATTCTGATTATGCCTATAAATATGATTTAATTCGGAATTATGTATCAGAATTAATTCATTTTGGACAAAAACTACAGCCTGTAACTGCTTTATATTCCAAACACAATTCGGCCACAAGAGTTTCCTCATTGTTCATAGAATTACTTGAAAGACAATTTCCTATAGAGTCTCCACATCAGAAAGTAGAATTAAAAACTGCCAAAGATTTTGCTACTCGATTATCTATTCATGTAAATCATCTTAATAAAGTACTTAAAGAAAATACCGGAAAAACTACTACCGAATTAATCAGTAGCCGACTAACTCAAGAAGCAAAGATTTTACTAAAAGAAACGAATTGGAATGTATCTGAAATTGCATACGCTCTGGGTTTTGAAGAACTAGCCCATTTTTCTAACTTTTTCAAAAAACAAACCTCAATTACTCCGTTATCATTTCGTTTATAA
- a CDS encoding 2'-5' RNA ligase family protein, with translation MLKHYSVAIYPSEPIIGIIKSMKEQLAKEVGWFNSKNSVAHNTICEFKASDKELELVKSKLNRLCDSFEPFEIQLDGFSSYANGAFVITPSETSKNRLKPIMKRVQQSLLISNMKKSDSPHLSIARRLSPENIKIANQIFTSIDLNFVCDAIVLRQFDDTIKQFMVIDTFKFNSNTQPELIQGTLF, from the coding sequence ATGCTGAAACACTATTCGGTTGCAATATATCCTTCTGAACCAATCATTGGCATAATTAAATCAATGAAAGAACAACTGGCTAAAGAAGTTGGATGGTTTAATAGTAAAAATTCTGTTGCCCATAATACCATTTGTGAATTCAAAGCTTCAGACAAAGAACTTGAACTTGTTAAATCCAAATTAAACCGATTGTGTGATAGTTTTGAACCATTTGAAATACAATTAGACGGCTTTAGTTCTTATGCAAATGGTGCATTTGTAATAACTCCTAGCGAAACTTCTAAAAATAGATTAAAACCAATTATGAAACGGGTTCAACAATCACTTCTTATCTCGAATATGAAAAAAAGTGATAGTCCTCATCTGTCAATTGCCCGAAGATTAAGTCCTGAGAATATAAAAATTGCAAACCAGATTTTCACCTCAATCGATCTCAATTTTGTATGTGATGCTATCGTATTGAGACAGTTTGACGATACTATAAAACAATTCATGGTAATTGATACTTTTAAATTTAATAGTAATACACAACCTGAATTGATTCAAGGAACCCTTTTTTAG
- a CDS encoding RHS repeat-associated core domain-containing protein has protein sequence MSNGKYLEVHDLDSIVTIGRVRWHVKNQQIVGRIIHDPTDPYAQPIGDAVGRWISPDPLSEKMPNYGSYVYAFNNPINFVDPTGMIAAPPLLV, from the coding sequence TTGAGTAACGGAAAATATCTCGAAGTTCATGACCTAGATAGTATCGTCACTATTGGTAGAGTCCGCTGGCATGTAAAGAACCAACAAATTGTTGGACGCATAATCCATGACCCTACAGATCCTTATGCACAACCTATTGGTGATGCTGTAGGACGATGGATATCTCCAGACCCATTAAGTGAAAAAATGCCTAATTATGGTTCGTATGTTTATGCTTTCAATAATCCTATAAATTTTGTTGATCCAACAGGTATGATTGCAGCCCCCCCCCTACTGGTGTAG